The following proteins are co-located in the Deinococcus metallilatus genome:
- a CDS encoding alpha/beta fold hydrolase, whose product MHDLRLKAPSLQPLRVSYRGRVIHATTSGQGGPPVVLMTGLGVPASSWWELEDDLAEALMDLMETGPWGNRPFIGPATAGFTRVITYDRAGVGQSTPPEQVRDLGDVLGELDAVLQAAEVNEPAVLVGHSVGGLVAFEFARRFPARVAGLLLLDSSHPDQAARLALHAPPEQRQVEAQRMIQMQEEHPERPDLAALLGQGPHVTTPRVLGDLPLAVISRGVTAFGPKQMQQNPDLTEADWQNRMGTWAALQAEYAAASTRGRQVQAERSGHYPQLDEPELVIAVLRDLWEDVRRQTASTS is encoded by the coding sequence ATGCACGATCTTCGACTGAAAGCGCCCTCCCTCCAGCCCCTGCGCGTTTCCTACCGGGGCCGAGTCATTCACGCCACGACCTCCGGGCAGGGCGGCCCGCCCGTCGTCCTGATGACTGGCCTGGGCGTCCCCGCCTCCTCCTGGTGGGAACTGGAGGATGACCTGGCCGAAGCGCTGATGGACCTGATGGAGACGGGCCCGTGGGGGAACCGCCCCTTCATCGGACCCGCCACCGCCGGTTTCACGCGCGTCATCACCTATGACCGCGCGGGCGTCGGGCAGAGCACACCGCCCGAGCAGGTCCGTGACCTGGGCGATGTTCTGGGCGAACTCGACGCCGTGTTGCAGGCCGCTGAGGTCAACGAGCCTGCGGTCCTGGTGGGGCACTCGGTCGGCGGCCTGGTGGCGTTCGAGTTCGCCCGCCGCTTTCCCGCGCGGGTCGCCGGTCTGCTGTTGCTGGACAGCTCGCACCCCGATCAGGCCGCACGTCTGGCCCTTCACGCCCCCCCGGAGCAACGTCAGGTGGAGGCACAGCGGATGATCCAGATGCAGGAAGAACATCCGGAGCGGCCCGACCTCGCGGCGCTGCTGGGGCAGGGTCCGCATGTCACCACCCCGCGCGTGCTGGGGGACCTGCCCCTGGCGGTGATCTCACGTGGGGTGACGGCCTTTGGCCCAAAGCAGATGCAGCAGAACCCTGATCTGACGGAAGCCGACTGGCAAAACCGCATGGGGACGTGGGCGGCCCTCCAGGCAGAATACGCAGCGGCCTCCACCCGAGGACGGCAGGTGCAGGCGGAGCGGAGCGGCCACTATCCACAACTGGACGAACCCGAACTGGTGATCGCCGTCCTCCGTGACCTCTGGGAAGACGTTCGTAGGCAAACGGCATCAACTTCCTGA
- a CDS encoding DUF4127 family protein: MIRRLSLLSGLLLAACAGAQTLVPLDSRPATRVLPALIAGVDGGKVQVPPADLLGNAERGADPAALTAWLNAQPTDQPLIAALDTFAYGGLVQSRNSPLTAQEALARLQPVRDWQARTRQPVYAFITLPREPDATDRARNLAVVREMLQWARDGVFKELHVTWDDALPGSPAPAEGAELSKEAPANVRVYPGADEVLSMLAARALAPAERAVRVEYSDPAKAQQVIKYEGIPLTQSTVNHAQASSFRVVDSGPADLTLFVYNGGDPRQAAIRISALLRRGPVAVADVAQVNLGNPRLWTDLATLRQHANLRALAAWGTPGNNLGTALAHARLALEGADPFRQDALLAREYANDVIYSAEVRAALRKAIPEAELNTPAGQAKLLDLARNYFPLRVGLTYRLEDASLPWGRSFEWDFDLEGK; this comes from the coding sequence ATGATCCGCCGTCTTTCGCTGCTGTCCGGCCTTCTGCTCGCGGCCTGCGCGGGCGCCCAGACGCTCGTGCCGCTCGATTCGCGCCCGGCGACGCGGGTGCTGCCCGCCCTGATCGCGGGTGTGGACGGCGGGAAGGTGCAGGTGCCCCCCGCCGACCTCCTGGGCAATGCCGAGCGTGGCGCGGACCCGGCGGCGCTGACCGCCTGGTTGAACGCGCAGCCGACCGACCAGCCCCTGATCGCCGCGCTGGACACCTTCGCCTATGGCGGGCTGGTGCAGTCGCGGAACAGCCCGCTGACGGCGCAGGAAGCCCTGGCCCGCCTCCAGCCGGTGCGGGACTGGCAGGCGCGGACCCGGCAGCCGGTGTACGCCTTCATCACCCTGCCCCGCGAGCCGGACGCGACGGACCGGGCGCGCAACCTCGCGGTGGTGCGCGAGATGCTCCAGTGGGCGCGGGACGGCGTCTTCAAGGAACTGCACGTGACCTGGGACGACGCCCTGCCCGGCAGCCCCGCCCCGGCAGAGGGCGCGGAACTCAGCAAGGAGGCGCCCGCCAACGTGCGCGTCTACCCCGGCGCGGACGAGGTGCTGAGTATGCTCGCCGCCCGTGCCCTCGCCCCCGCCGAGCGGGCGGTGCGCGTCGAGTACAGCGACCCGGCGAAGGCGCAGCAGGTGATCAAGTACGAGGGGATTCCCCTCACCCAGAGTACCGTCAACCACGCGCAGGCCAGCAGCTTCCGCGTGGTGGATTCAGGACCGGCCGACCTGACGCTGTTCGTGTACAACGGCGGCGATCCACGGCAGGCAGCTATCCGCATCAGCGCCCTGCTGCGGCGCGGCCCGGTCGCCGTCGCGGACGTGGCGCAGGTGAACCTGGGCAACCCCCGGCTGTGGACCGACCTCGCCACCCTGCGCCAGCACGCCAACCTGCGGGCGCTCGCGGCCTGGGGCACGCCCGGCAACAACCTGGGCACCGCCCTGGCCCACGCCCGCCTCGCGCTGGAGGGGGCCGACCCGTTTCGGCAGGACGCCCTGCTGGCCCGCGAGTACGCCAACGACGTGATCTACAGCGCGGAGGTGCGGGCCGCGCTCCGCAAGGCGATTCCCGAGGCGGAACTGAACACGCCCGCCGGACAGGCCAAACTGCTGGACCTCGCCCGCAATTACTTTCCCCTGCGTGTGGGCCTGACCTATCGGCTGGAGGACGCCTCGCTGCCCTGGGGCCGCTCCTTCGAGTGGGACTTCGATCTGGAGGGGAAGTGA
- a CDS encoding ABC transporter permease yields MNGSDLWSLAWRGLTRRPVRTLLTALGITVAVASMVVFLSLGEGIRKVFTSELGAIGPDVQVSLSGFSQGLAPQPNLPQTVVGDLQKLSGELGITSVTPVVMAVRGSLDVSQSVVLYGLPAAQGVRAVFPNVQAARGRALTAADEGQGVAVVGAKAAKNLHLGVGSRLNLNRRSRVEVVGILAPESGLVDNFIFLPLSTLQRAEGAQGRVSLVALKLANPRDARAVASTISRRLNLEAQTQSDFLSFVDRALRISDAVRFGISLIALIVGGLAVANTVMMGVFERTREFGTLRAIGARPGFVRTLVLTESLLLALVGGVGGLLLGLVGIAAVNAYTQSLAGIDAAALTPRLTLLALGISLLLGLISGLLPARSASRLSITEALGRV; encoded by the coding sequence GTGAATGGATCAGACCTCTGGAGCCTGGCGTGGCGGGGCCTCACGCGCAGACCGGTACGGACGCTGCTGACGGCGCTGGGGATCACGGTGGCCGTGGCGAGCATGGTCGTCTTCCTGTCGCTGGGCGAGGGCATACGCAAGGTCTTCACGTCCGAACTGGGCGCCATCGGGCCGGATGTCCAGGTCAGCCTCAGCGGCTTTTCCCAGGGCCTCGCGCCGCAGCCGAACCTGCCGCAAACGGTGGTGGGCGACCTCCAGAAGCTGTCGGGCGAACTGGGCATCACCTCGGTGACGCCGGTGGTGATGGCGGTGCGCGGCAGCCTGGACGTGTCGCAGAGCGTGGTGCTGTACGGCCTCCCGGCGGCGCAGGGGGTGCGGGCGGTGTTTCCCAACGTGCAGGCCGCAAGGGGCCGGGCGCTGACGGCGGCGGACGAGGGGCAGGGCGTGGCGGTGGTGGGCGCGAAGGCCGCCAAGAACCTGCACCTGGGGGTCGGCTCGCGGCTGAACCTGAACCGCCGGAGCCGGGTGGAGGTGGTGGGCATCCTCGCGCCGGAGTCGGGGCTGGTGGACAACTTCATCTTCCTGCCGCTCTCGACGCTGCAACGGGCGGAGGGGGCGCAGGGGCGGGTGTCGCTGGTCGCCCTGAAGCTCGCCAATCCGCGTGACGCGCGGGCGGTGGCGAGTACGATCTCGCGGCGGCTGAACCTGGAGGCGCAGACGCAGTCGGATTTCCTGTCGTTCGTGGACCGGGCCCTGCGCATCAGCGACGCGGTGCGCTTCGGCATCAGCCTGATCGCGCTGATCGTGGGGGGGCTGGCGGTGGCGAACACGGTGATGATGGGCGTGTTCGAGCGCACCCGCGAGTTCGGCACGCTGCGGGCCATCGGGGCACGGCCCGGGTTCGTGCGGACGCTGGTGCTGACCGAATCGCTGCTGCTGGCCCTGGTGGGCGGTGTGGGGGGGCTGCTGCTGGGCCTGGTGGGGATCGCGGCGGTGAACGCCTACACCCAGAGCCTCGCGGGGATCGACGCGGCGGCGCTCACGCCCCGGCTGACGCTGCTGGCGCTGGGCATCAGCCTGCTGCTGGGGCTGATTTCCGGCCTGCTCCCGGCCCGGAGCGCGAGCCGCCTCAGCATCACCGAAGCGTTGGGGCGGGTCTGA
- the rapZ gene encoding RNase adapter RapZ, which yields MPFVVVSGLSGSGKSTALRTLEDAGFFITDNLPPELWGAMHDLAAARGLERVAVSTDARTRFFLGALEDSYLRLSRRREDLRVLFLEATSEVLLQRYNLTRREHPLGETLMVDFARERELLAPLRALADIVIDTTDLTAADLSQRVLQTLRLEQDFHLRLLSFGFKHAPPRDADLVIDVRSLPNPHYVPELRPRTGLEADVAGYVFRDEASEQFYGEVRDFVRSAAQRAQASGRHGYTVAIGCTGGQHRSVAVAARLAQDLADLDAQITDHRDMQLGESG from the coding sequence ATGCCGTTCGTCGTCGTGTCGGGGTTGTCGGGAAGCGGGAAGAGCACCGCGTTGCGCACGCTGGAGGACGCGGGCTTCTTCATCACCGACAACCTGCCGCCCGAGCTGTGGGGGGCGATGCACGACCTGGCCGCCGCGCGGGGGCTGGAGCGGGTGGCGGTCAGCACCGACGCGCGCACGCGGTTTTTCCTGGGCGCCCTGGAGGACAGTTACCTGCGGCTCTCGCGGCGCCGCGAAGACCTGCGGGTGCTGTTTCTGGAGGCCACGTCGGAAGTGCTGCTCCAGCGCTACAACCTGACGCGGCGCGAGCATCCGCTGGGCGAGACGCTGATGGTGGACTTCGCCCGCGAACGCGAACTGCTGGCACCGCTGCGCGCGCTGGCGGACATCGTGATCGACACGACCGACCTCACGGCGGCGGACCTCTCACAAAGGGTGCTGCAAACGCTGCGGCTGGAGCAGGACTTCCACCTGCGGCTGCTGAGTTTCGGCTTCAAGCACGCCCCGCCGCGTGACGCCGACCTGGTGATCGACGTGCGCTCGCTGCCCAATCCCCACTACGTTCCCGAATTGCGCCCCCGGACCGGGCTGGAAGCCGACGTGGCCGGATACGTCTTCCGCGACGAGGCGTCCGAGCAGTTTTACGGGGAGGTGCGGGACTTCGTGCGGAGTGCGGCCCAGCGGGCGCAGGCGTCCGGACGGCACGGGTACACGGTGGCCATCGGCTGCACCGGGGGGCAACACCGCTCGGTGGCGGTGGCGGCCCGGCTCGCGCAGGACCTGGCGGACCTGGACGCACAGATCACCGACCACCGCGACATGCAGTTGGGAGAGAGCGGATGA
- a CDS encoding DMT family transporter, with translation MRVPAPLLILLAAVLWGLLGILGKNAQAAGVGPLEVAFWRAVLGGSLFALHSAVTRSTLPRGRDLLVTAAFGLTGVSVFYGSYQLAVRAGGASLASVLLYTAPAFVALLGWALLRERLGVREGVAVAGTLTGIALISLGGGQGVNVTAAALAWGLTAGFTYSLYYLYGKAYFTHYAPTALYAVALPVGALGLLPFVEFSHKTPAAWGSLVAIAVLSTYLAYSAYSAGLKHLPATRASVIASLEPVVAAGLAALLFGERLSPTALLGAGLVIGAALLLSVEKRPAPEPLTQVE, from the coding sequence ATGAGGGTTCCGGCGCCGCTGCTGATCCTGCTGGCCGCCGTGCTGTGGGGCCTGCTGGGCATCCTGGGCAAGAACGCGCAGGCGGCGGGCGTGGGGCCGCTGGAGGTCGCCTTCTGGCGGGCGGTGCTGGGAGGCAGCCTCTTCGCGCTCCATTCGGCGGTGACGCGCTCCACTCTGCCGCGCGGGCGGGATCTGCTGGTGACGGCGGCCTTCGGCCTGACTGGCGTCAGCGTCTTCTACGGCTCCTATCAACTGGCCGTGCGGGCGGGTGGCGCCAGCCTCGCCAGCGTGCTGCTGTACACCGCCCCGGCGTTCGTGGCGCTGCTGGGCTGGGCCCTGCTCCGCGAGCGCCTGGGCGTGCGGGAAGGCGTGGCGGTGGCCGGAACCCTGACGGGCATCGCGCTGATCAGCCTGGGCGGTGGGCAGGGCGTGAACGTGACGGCGGCGGCCCTCGCCTGGGGTCTGACGGCCGGATTCACCTACAGCCTGTACTACCTGTACGGCAAGGCGTACTTCACCCACTACGCGCCCACGGCCCTCTACGCGGTCGCCCTGCCGGTCGGGGCGCTGGGGCTGCTGCCCTTCGTGGAGTTCAGCCACAAGACGCCCGCCGCCTGGGGCAGCCTGGTCGCCATCGCCGTGCTGAGCACCTACCTCGCCTACAGCGCCTACAGCGCGGGCTTGAAACACCTGCCCGCCACCCGTGCCAGCGTGATCGCCAGCCTGGAACCGGTGGTGGCAGCGGGACTGGCCGCGCTGCTGTTCGGTGAGCGCCTCTCGCCCACGGCCCTCCTCGGCGCGGGGCTGGTGATCGGCGCGGCATTGCTGCTGAGTGTGGAGAAACGCCCGGCTCCGGAACCCTTAACGCAGGTCGAGTAG
- a CDS encoding glucodextranase DOMON-like domain-containing protein → MLTLLTAALLSFSDPAGDARGDGGYILPTRPPVSADALDLRSFQAAPQAAGMRFTVGLGRIENPWGAPSGFSAGVTDIFVGRGLGGERTLDDLRLRTTGGGWTYHLRVTGFGSTLTQTPEGGGTPVPLPAPTVRLEGTRLVIDAAIPAGEYAYWVTSSVYSPLSPDGLLRPVTTPGPTHLEAGRADAPVPVDVLLPSGETTPFTQGTLAPVGQTRDTRALILGALGGLGLLLVVGATVALWRRGG, encoded by the coding sequence GTGTTGACGCTGCTCACCGCCGCCCTCCTCTCCTTTTCCGATCCTGCGGGGGACGCGCGGGGCGACGGCGGCTACATCCTCCCCACCCGGCCTCCCGTGAGTGCGGACGCGCTGGACCTGCGGAGCTTCCAGGCGGCCCCACAGGCGGCAGGGATGCGCTTCACCGTGGGTCTGGGCCGCATCGAGAACCCCTGGGGGGCGCCGAGCGGCTTCTCGGCGGGCGTGACGGACATCTTCGTGGGCCGCGGGCTGGGAGGGGAGCGGACGCTGGACGACCTGCGGCTGAGGACGACGGGCGGCGGCTGGACCTACCACCTGCGCGTCACCGGCTTCGGCAGCACCCTCACGCAGACCCCGGAAGGCGGGGGAACCCCGGTGCCGCTCCCCGCGCCGACCGTGCGCCTGGAGGGGACCCGGCTGGTCATCGACGCGGCCATCCCAGCCGGGGAGTACGCCTACTGGGTCACCAGCAGCGTGTACTCGCCGCTCTCGCCGGACGGCCTGCTGCGGCCAGTCACCACGCCCGGCCCCACCCACCTGGAGGCGGGCCGGGCCGACGCGCCCGTGCCGGTGGACGTGCTGCTGCCGTCCGGTGAGACGACGCCCTTCACCCAGGGCACGCTGGCCCCAGTCGGCCAGACGCGCGACACCCGCGCCCTGATCCTGGGGGCGCTGGGTGGCCTGGGCCTTCTGCTGGTGGTCGGGGCGACGGTCGCGCTGTGGCGGAGGGGCGGATGA
- the metG gene encoding methionine--tRNA ligase yields the protein MTKQPESEHSHPESREFFITTAIDYLTGPPHVGHVYEKVLADALARYHRLAGYDVTFLTGTDEHGERIVKLAAQEGVTPQAFADNLSDNAFRSLWDRLEISYDDFIRTTEGRHKRFVEEILQRVYDAGDIYFAEYEGLYSVGAERYVTEKELVEGPDGVRRFPGDKDPPELRREANYFFNMEKYQPWLLEHIQQNPDFIQPAGYRNEVLEMLKEPIGPLSISRPKSRVPWGIELPWDPDHVTYVWFDALLNYVSAPVSRGLGEDIIGTAWHVIGKDILKPHAVFWPTMLKAAGLPVYRKLVVHSHILAEDGRKMGKSLGNAIDPEQLVRDYPVDAVRYTLLREASLSADSPYGEGILVSRLNSDLANDLGNLLSRTVSMIQKYRGGVIPQALEVGEREREIEAAALALPGEVLRLARDLKVNMAIEAAMNFVRDLNRYIAESQPWNLAKSDETARRLDTVLYTAAEGLRVASVALEAVIPGKARELRAQLGLGGQSYSLTGAWGLTPAGTRVVGGPVLFPKPEPKEAADSTARPAPRKEKKTMTQTQNGKAQDHKTPEQKLAPTPTATPAATEPLISIDDFARLDLRIAEVVAAEAVEKADKLLKLSVKLGDETRTVVSGIRKWFAPEDLVGRKVVLVANLKPAKLRGIESQGMILAAEDDEGNLDLVGTRLELPSGTKVR from the coding sequence ATGACGAAACAGCCTGAGTCCGAACACAGTCACCCGGAGAGCCGGGAGTTCTTTATTACGACCGCGATTGACTACCTGACCGGCCCGCCCCATGTCGGGCACGTGTACGAGAAGGTGCTGGCCGACGCGCTCGCGCGCTATCACCGCCTCGCCGGATACGACGTGACCTTCCTGACCGGCACCGACGAGCACGGCGAGCGCATCGTGAAGCTCGCCGCGCAGGAAGGTGTCACGCCGCAGGCCTTCGCGGACAACCTCAGCGACAACGCCTTCCGGAGCCTGTGGGACCGCCTGGAGATCAGCTATGACGACTTCATCCGCACCACCGAGGGCCGTCACAAGCGGTTCGTGGAGGAGATTCTCCAGCGCGTGTACGACGCGGGCGATATCTACTTCGCGGAGTATGAGGGCCTGTACTCGGTCGGCGCCGAACGCTACGTGACCGAGAAGGAACTGGTGGAGGGGCCGGACGGCGTGCGGCGCTTTCCCGGCGACAAGGACCCGCCCGAACTGCGGCGCGAAGCGAACTACTTTTTCAACATGGAAAAGTATCAACCCTGGCTGCTGGAACACATCCAGCAGAACCCCGACTTCATCCAGCCCGCCGGATACCGCAACGAGGTGCTGGAGATGCTCAAGGAACCCATCGGGCCGCTGAGCATCTCGCGCCCGAAAAGCCGCGTGCCCTGGGGCATCGAGCTGCCCTGGGACCCCGACCACGTCACCTACGTGTGGTTCGACGCGCTGCTGAACTACGTGTCGGCGCCGGTCAGCCGCGGGCTGGGCGAAGACATCATCGGCACTGCCTGGCACGTGATCGGCAAGGACATCCTCAAGCCGCACGCGGTCTTCTGGCCGACCATGCTCAAGGCGGCGGGCCTGCCGGTCTACCGCAAGCTGGTCGTCCACAGCCACATCCTCGCGGAAGACGGGCGCAAGATGGGCAAGAGCCTGGGGAACGCCATTGACCCCGAGCAACTGGTCCGCGACTACCCGGTGGACGCGGTCCGCTACACCCTCCTGCGCGAGGCGAGCCTGAGTGCCGACAGCCCCTACGGCGAGGGGATTCTGGTGTCGCGCCTGAACTCCGACCTGGCGAACGACCTGGGCAACCTGCTCTCGCGCACGGTCAGCATGATTCAGAAGTACCGGGGCGGCGTGATCCCGCAGGCCCTGGAGGTAGGCGAACGCGAGCGCGAGATCGAGGCGGCGGCCCTGGCCCTTCCCGGCGAGGTGCTGCGGCTGGCCCGCGACCTGAAGGTGAACATGGCCATCGAGGCGGCGATGAACTTCGTGCGCGACCTGAACCGCTACATCGCGGAGAGCCAGCCCTGGAACCTCGCCAAGTCGGACGAGACGGCGCGGCGGCTGGATACGGTGCTGTACACCGCCGCCGAGGGCCTGCGCGTGGCCAGCGTCGCCCTGGAGGCCGTGATTCCCGGCAAGGCCCGCGAACTGCGGGCGCAACTGGGCCTGGGGGGACAGTCGTACAGTCTCACCGGGGCCTGGGGCCTCACGCCCGCCGGGACGCGGGTGGTGGGCGGCCCGGTGCTGTTCCCCAAGCCCGAGCCGAAAGAAGCGGCCGACAGTACCGCCAGACCCGCCCCCAGGAAAGAGAAGAAAACCATGACCCAGACGCAGAACGGCAAGGCGCAGGACCACAAGACCCCCGAGCAGAAGCTCGCGCCCACGCCCACGGCCACCCCTGCCGCCACCGAGCCGCTGATCTCCATCGACGACTTCGCCCGCCTGGACCTCCGCATCGCGGAAGTGGTCGCCGCCGAGGCGGTCGAGAAGGCCGACAAGCTGCTGAAACTCAGCGTGAAGCTGGGCGACGAGACGCGCACGGTGGTGAGCGGCATCCGCAAGTGGTTCGCGCCCGAGGATCTGGTGGGCCGCAAGGTGGTCCTGGTGGCGAATCTCAAGCCCGCCAAACTGCGCGGCATCGAATCCCAGGGCATGATCCTCGCCGCCGAGGACGACGAGGGGAACCTCGATCTGGTGGGCACGCGGCTGGAGCTGCCCAGCGGGACGAAGGTGCGGTAA
- a CDS encoding gluconeogenesis factor YvcK family protein — translation MSDLPRGRREAVRAGGRRARMWLTPGMGVKRWLLLFIVCTFVGAVGFLHFTWTGPLHFVATRWILWLNALTEPDIMPLYVGGMAVMALALGGAFLSIVMLNRSMLRSTGTAPENALDLIYSHRTLSRGARIVAVGGGTGLSNLLSGLKAHTSNITAIVTVADDGGSSGRLRESLDMIAPGDLTDCYAALSDSPVLARLLLHRFGRGEGLEGHTFGNLLLATLSEAQGGLQGAMRDVHEVLRVRGQVFPATTTPATLVARLSDGREVRGESGLARQVGAARVEGVRLEPPDLPALPAVLEAIRDAELIVLGPGSLYTSILPALLVPDIARAVRESGAPVVYVASLMTEPGETTGLSLEDHVNAITTHLGRAPDWVLLNSKTIPPDVQARYAAEGAQVLTLQGASRDLRGRVRSAPLLQAGETARHNPAALAQTLLSLIARARMAP, via the coding sequence ATGAGCGACCTGCCACGGGGCCGCCGCGAGGCCGTGCGGGCGGGGGGCCGCCGGGCCAGGATGTGGCTCACGCCGGGCATGGGCGTGAAACGCTGGCTGCTGCTGTTCATCGTCTGCACCTTCGTCGGGGCGGTGGGCTTTTTGCACTTCACCTGGACGGGACCGCTGCATTTCGTGGCGACGCGCTGGATTCTGTGGCTGAACGCCCTGACCGAGCCCGACATCATGCCGCTGTACGTGGGGGGCATGGCGGTGATGGCCCTCGCGCTGGGGGGGGCCTTCCTCAGCATCGTGATGCTGAACCGCTCGATGCTGCGCTCGACCGGCACCGCGCCGGAAAACGCGCTCGACCTGATCTATTCCCACCGCACCCTCTCGCGCGGCGCGCGGATCGTGGCGGTGGGGGGCGGCACGGGCCTCTCAAACCTGCTGTCGGGCCTCAAGGCCCACACCAGCAACATCACGGCCATCGTGACCGTCGCGGATGACGGCGGCTCCAGCGGGCGGCTGCGCGAATCGCTGGACATGATCGCGCCGGGCGACCTGACCGACTGCTACGCCGCGCTCTCGGACAGCCCGGTGCTGGCCCGGCTGCTGCTGCACCGCTTCGGGCGCGGGGAGGGGCTGGAGGGCCATACCTTCGGCAACCTGCTGCTCGCCACGCTCAGCGAGGCCCAGGGCGGGCTGCAAGGCGCGATGCGCGACGTGCACGAGGTGCTGCGGGTGCGGGGGCAGGTGTTCCCGGCGACCACCACGCCCGCCACGCTGGTCGCCCGCCTCTCCGACGGGCGCGAGGTGCGCGGCGAGAGCGGCCTGGCCCGGCAGGTCGGCGCGGCCCGCGTCGAGGGCGTGCGGCTGGAACCGCCGGACCTGCCCGCCCTGCCCGCCGTGCTGGAAGCCATCCGGGACGCGGAACTGATCGTGCTCGGCCCCGGCAGCCTGTACACCAGCATCCTTCCGGCGCTGCTGGTGCCGGACATCGCCCGCGCCGTGCGCGAGTCGGGCGCGCCGGTCGTGTACGTCGCCAGCCTGATGACCGAACCCGGCGAGACGACCGGCCTGAGCCTGGAAGACCACGTGAACGCCATCACGACTCATCTGGGCCGCGCGCCCGACTGGGTGCTGCTGAACAGCAAGACCATCCCCCCCGACGTGCAGGCCCGCTACGCCGCCGAGGGCGCGCAGGTGCTGACCCTGCAAGGCGCCAGCCGCGACCTGCGGGGCCGGGTCCGCAGCGCGCCGCTCCTGCAAGCCGGGGAAACGGCCCGCCACAACCCGGCCGCCCTGGCCCAGACGCTGCTGTCGCTGATCGCCCGCGCCCGCATGGCCCCCTGA
- a CDS encoding ABC transporter ATP-binding protein produces the protein MTLPSGSVLTAQNLSRIYPSGEDTVTALAPFTYAFPPGMTAVVGPSGSGKSTLLNLLAGFDRPTTGRVLVDGTDLHALSEAGRADFRLANYGFVFQNHNLVTILTALENVEFPLMLAGVPVRERRERARALLDGVGLAARASHLPSQLSGGEAQRVAVARALAHNPRVLLADEPTGNLDSHTGERVLELLTGSAREGRTVVLITHDRDVAALADRTLRVRDGLVTADG, from the coding sequence ATGACGCTGCCTTCCGGCTCGGTCCTGACCGCCCAGAACCTCTCGCGCATCTACCCCAGCGGCGAGGACACCGTGACGGCCCTCGCGCCCTTCACGTATGCCTTTCCGCCCGGGATGACGGCGGTGGTCGGCCCCAGCGGCAGCGGCAAGAGTACGCTGCTGAACCTGCTGGCGGGCTTCGACCGGCCCACCACCGGCCGCGTGCTGGTGGACGGCACCGATCTGCACGCGCTGTCGGAGGCGGGCCGCGCGGACTTCCGGCTAGCGAACTACGGCTTCGTGTTCCAGAACCACAATCTCGTCACGATCCTGACGGCGCTGGAAAACGTGGAGTTTCCGCTGATGCTGGCGGGTGTCCCGGTCCGGGAGCGGCGCGAGCGGGCGAGGGCGCTGCTGGACGGGGTGGGACTGGCCGCGCGGGCCTCGCACCTGCCGTCGCAGCTCTCGGGCGGGGAAGCGCAGCGGGTCGCCGTCGCCCGCGCCCTCGCCCATAACCCGCGCGTGCTGCTGGCCGACGAACCGACCGGCAACCTCGACTCGCACACCGGCGAGCGGGTGCTGGAACTCCTGACAGGGTCGGCGCGGGAAGGCCGGACGGTGGTGCTGATCACCCACGACCGGGACGTGGCCGCGCTGGCCGACCGGACACTGCGGGTCCGCGACGGTCTGGTGACGGCGGACGGCTAA